One window of the Sphaerochaeta associata genome contains the following:
- a CDS encoding amidohydrolase family protein: MVHYEVDYAISHALAYTDGVLLPDATIVVEQGIVRYVGKLEQEMVQHLKQYDAKGSLVGPGLVDMHIHGCGGFDSTRGNIQENLEGMALFLAGKGITSFQLAVVMDLDLLDQIKQAMDRSAFLSSHLLGVYVEGPFIAPEKKGGIPSSGIRTFDRGYLEKILSIKCGKKPLVTSMTIAPELQGSEELSNMLERNNIVVAYGHSDCPLDALHPRDKNHLTHLFNAMSGIDHKRPGLAAMPFVRNFSHATYELVCDEVHVHPSVIDLTINSLGTERLCLISDAMSLAGMGAGEGLYLGKQMYSNGKACYYRDSDILIGSAMLISDSAKNLFHKNLLDKQSFFQVASENPLRVLSQTDRGFIKPGYKADLVMLSSDMKIQEVFKVV; encoded by the coding sequence ATGGTTCATTATGAAGTCGACTACGCAATATCCCATGCCTTGGCGTATACCGATGGAGTGCTGCTACCTGATGCCACCATAGTGGTGGAGCAGGGGATCGTCAGGTATGTCGGTAAGCTTGAGCAAGAGATGGTACAGCATCTAAAGCAATATGATGCCAAGGGCAGCCTTGTGGGCCCGGGTCTAGTCGATATGCACATCCATGGTTGTGGCGGCTTTGATTCTACCAGAGGAAATATTCAGGAAAACCTAGAAGGCATGGCCTTGTTTCTTGCAGGGAAGGGTATAACGAGTTTCCAACTTGCAGTTGTCATGGATTTGGATCTCTTGGACCAGATTAAACAAGCAATGGACAGGAGTGCTTTCCTCTCATCCCATCTGCTTGGGGTCTATGTGGAAGGACCTTTTATCGCACCTGAGAAAAAGGGTGGCATTCCATCTTCAGGTATCAGGACCTTTGACAGGGGGTACCTGGAGAAGATTCTTTCCATCAAGTGTGGAAAGAAGCCACTTGTCACCTCCATGACCATTGCTCCTGAACTGCAAGGCAGTGAAGAGCTTTCGAATATGTTGGAACGGAACAACATTGTTGTGGCCTATGGCCATAGTGATTGTCCCCTGGATGCATTGCATCCTAGGGACAAAAATCATCTTACCCATCTTTTCAATGCGATGAGCGGTATAGATCACAAACGCCCAGGCTTGGCAGCCATGCCGTTTGTCCGCAACTTCAGCCATGCAACCTATGAACTTGTTTGTGATGAGGTGCATGTGCATCCGTCTGTGATAGATTTGACGATCAATTCGCTTGGTACGGAAAGGCTTTGTCTGATTTCTGATGCTATGAGTTTGGCCGGCATGGGTGCCGGTGAAGGCCTGTATTTGGGCAAGCAAATGTATTCGAATGGAAAGGCCTGCTATTACCGTGATAGTGACATCCTGATAGGTTCTGCCATGCTTATCAGCGATTCAGCAAAAAACCTTTTTCACAAAAACTTGTTGGACAAGCAATCCTTCTTCCAGGTTGCGTCCGAGAACCCCTTACGGGTGCTTTCTCAAACAGATCGAGGCTTCATCAAGCCCGGGTACAAGGCTGACTTGGTGATGCTTTCCTCTGATATGAAGATCCAAGAGGTTTTCAAGGTAGTGTGA
- a CDS encoding Fic family protein, with protein MREFDYDQLKKSSWDGEVLSLVAQIREHKGKQDLYLRQKPVELERLIEVAKIQSTDSSNRIEGIGTSNARMRELVNEKTTPRSRDEQEIAGYRDALKTIHENYKHIPLNGNVILQLHRDLLAYTGKTFGGKYKNTQNYINETHTDGGSFTRFTPLEPFETPMAVDAICASYRQALDNQVVDTLILIPIFICDFLCIHPFNDGNGRMSRLLTTLLLYQSGFFVGKYISIEQKIERTKDTYYDVLGKVSSGWHNGTNDYTSFIKYLLGIVLNCYRDFERRLGSVDRKSSSYEIVRKAVEDSLGVFTKAQILELCPSIGSSSVEAALKRLKEEGFILSQGSGRNTTYVRNPDQLPMYK; from the coding sequence ATGCGCGAATTTGATTATGACCAGCTGAAAAAGAGCTCCTGGGACGGAGAGGTACTTTCGCTCGTTGCTCAGATCCGCGAGCACAAGGGAAAACAGGATCTGTATCTCAGACAGAAACCGGTAGAGTTGGAACGCTTGATCGAGGTGGCGAAAATCCAGAGCACCGACAGCTCGAACAGAATCGAGGGCATAGGAACCTCGAATGCACGGATGCGGGAGTTGGTCAATGAAAAAACTACACCCCGCAGCCGTGATGAGCAAGAGATTGCGGGCTATCGCGATGCCTTGAAAACAATCCACGAGAATTACAAGCACATCCCGCTCAATGGCAATGTAATCCTGCAATTGCACAGGGATCTATTGGCATACACGGGCAAGACCTTCGGTGGTAAGTACAAGAACACGCAGAATTATATCAACGAGACCCATACCGATGGAGGTTCCTTCACCAGATTCACTCCGCTTGAGCCGTTTGAGACACCGATGGCGGTGGATGCTATCTGCGCAAGTTATCGGCAGGCACTTGATAATCAGGTAGTCGATACGCTGATACTGATCCCGATATTCATATGCGACTTTCTCTGCATCCATCCTTTCAATGACGGCAACGGACGCATGAGCCGGCTTCTTACTACTCTGCTCTTGTACCAGAGTGGATTCTTTGTCGGCAAGTATATCAGTATCGAGCAGAAGATTGAGAGGACGAAGGATACGTATTACGATGTATTGGGGAAGGTCTCCAGCGGATGGCATAATGGTACCAATGACTACACATCCTTCATCAAGTACCTTCTTGGGATTGTCCTGAATTGTTATCGTGATTTTGAGAGAAGGCTTGGCTCAGTCGACCGTAAGAGTAGCTCATATGAGATCGTGCGAAAAGCTGTTGAGGACAGCTTGGGAGTATTCACCAAGGCCCAGATTCTCGAACTTTGCCCCAGCATCGGCAGCTCCTCAGTGGAGGCTGCTCTCAAGCGCCTCAAGGAAGAAGGCTTCATACTCAGCCAAGGCAGTGGAAGGAACACTACGTATGTTCGGAATCCCGATCAACTGCCTATGTATAAGTGA